The following are encoded together in the Anaerostipes caccae L1-92 genome:
- a CDS encoding cysteine desulfurase family protein has product MAVYLDNAATTKVFPEVLEAMNEAMEVSYGNPSAKHTKGIEAENIVKKARQIIAGTLKAKEKEIVFTSGGTESNNFAILGTAMANKRRGKHIITTKIEHASVYEPMFFLENEGFEVTYLDVDEKGIIDLKQLKDCIREDTILVSCMLVNNEIGAVEPIEVIGKMIKSRNPAVVFHVDAIQGYGKIPVVPKNEGIDLLSMSGHKIHGPKGVGFLYVKEKTKIQPLILGGGQQKGMRSGTENVPGIAGLSKACQIMAGHLKENADKIGEVRDYFRSRVTEIPEIKDNSGDAPHVASISFKNIRSEVLLHALEDREIYVSSGSACSSNRPHVSGTLSAIGLSPEYRDGTLRFSFSVYNTKEEVDQVIAALEELVPMLRKFVRR; this is encoded by the coding sequence ATGGCGGTATATTTAGATAATGCGGCGACAACAAAAGTCTTTCCTGAGGTACTGGAGGCTATGAATGAGGCGATGGAAGTATCCTACGGAAATCCCTCTGCCAAGCACACAAAAGGGATCGAGGCGGAAAATATTGTGAAAAAGGCCCGGCAGATCATCGCAGGGACGCTGAAGGCAAAGGAAAAAGAGATCGTTTTTACTTCCGGGGGCACGGAGTCCAATAACTTTGCGATCCTAGGAACGGCGATGGCCAATAAAAGGAGGGGAAAACACATCATCACCACGAAGATTGAACACGCCTCTGTGTATGAACCGATGTTTTTTTTAGAAAATGAAGGATTTGAAGTCACCTATCTGGACGTGGATGAAAAAGGGATCATCGATTTAAAACAGCTTAAAGACTGCATCAGAGAGGATACAATTCTTGTGTCCTGTATGCTGGTCAACAATGAAATCGGCGCAGTGGAACCTATTGAAGTAATTGGGAAGATGATAAAAAGCAGAAATCCTGCAGTGGTCTTTCATGTTGATGCGATCCAGGGATATGGGAAAATCCCGGTAGTTCCGAAGAATGAAGGAATCGATCTGCTTTCCATGAGCGGCCATAAAATCCATGGTCCAAAAGGCGTCGGATTTTTGTATGTGAAAGAGAAGACAAAAATACAGCCGTTGATCTTAGGCGGAGGACAGCAGAAAGGAATGCGTTCGGGCACCGAAAACGTGCCGGGGATTGCGGGACTCTCAAAGGCCTGCCAGATTATGGCCGGGCATCTGAAAGAGAATGCAGACAAGATCGGGGAAGTCAGAGATTATTTCAGAAGCCGGGTCACGGAAATTCCCGAGATCAAAGACAACTCCGGCGATGCGCCTCACGTGGCAAGCATCAGTTTTAAAAACATCAGAAGTGAGGTTCTGCTGCACGCACTGGAAGACCGGGAAATTTATGTTTCTTCCGGATCGGCATGTTCTTCCAACCGTCCCCATGTAAGCGGCACCCTGTCTGCCATCGGACTCAGCCCTGAGTACCGGGACGGAACATTGAGGTTTAGTTTTTCTGTCTATAACACAAAAGAAGAAGTGGACCAGGTCATAGCGGCACTGGAAGAATTAGTTCCGATGCTGCGGAAATTCGTAAGAAGATAA
- the thiI gene encoding tRNA uracil 4-sulfurtransferase ThiI encodes MKVQAFLIKYAEIGIKGKNRYMFEDALVRQIKYAMKPVGEFKVRKESGRVFVEGQEDFDYEEAVEALKTVFGITGICPMVIEQTKDVEHLTDAAVRYVDSQYDRKHFTFKVNARRGDKEFPMNSMDINCLVGEKLLDAWPDLKVDVHRPEVLLNIEVRQQIYIYSVEIPGPGGMPVGTNGKAMLLLSGGIDSPVAGYMIAKRGVRIDATYFHAPPYTSERAKQKVVDLAKIVSKYAGPIHLHVVNFTDIQLAIYEKCPHDQLTIIMRRYMMKIAEHFAQENDALALITGESIGQVASQTIHNLAITNDVCHMPVFRPLIGMDKQEIVNIAERIDTFETSIQPFEDCCTIFVAKHPVTKGNLKKIEKSEENLADVIEELMEKAIETTEVIVVK; translated from the coding sequence ATGAAAGTACAAGCTTTTTTAATAAAATATGCCGAGATCGGCATCAAAGGAAAAAACCGCTACATGTTTGAGGATGCACTGGTCAGACAGATCAAGTATGCCATGAAGCCGGTGGGAGAATTTAAGGTGAGAAAAGAGTCCGGGCGTGTCTTTGTGGAAGGACAGGAGGACTTTGACTATGAGGAAGCCGTGGAAGCGTTAAAAACTGTCTTCGGGATCACGGGCATCTGTCCGATGGTGATCGAGCAGACAAAGGATGTGGAGCATCTGACGGATGCGGCAGTACGTTACGTCGACAGCCAGTATGACAGGAAGCATTTTACGTTTAAGGTCAATGCAAGGCGGGGCGATAAGGAATTCCCGATGAATTCTATGGACATCAACTGTCTGGTGGGAGAAAAACTTTTGGATGCATGGCCGGACTTAAAGGTAGACGTGCACCGTCCGGAAGTGCTTTTAAACATCGAGGTAAGACAGCAGATCTATATTTATTCTGTGGAGATCCCCGGACCGGGAGGCATGCCGGTGGGAACAAACGGAAAAGCCATGCTGCTTTTGTCAGGAGGAATCGACAGCCCTGTGGCAGGATATATGATTGCCAAAAGAGGAGTGCGCATCGATGCGACTTACTTCCATGCACCTCCATATACGAGCGAGCGGGCAAAACAGAAAGTCGTGGATCTGGCAAAGATTGTCTCTAAGTATGCGGGGCCGATCCATCTTCATGTGGTAAACTTTACGGATATTCAGCTTGCTATTTATGAGAAATGTCCGCACGACCAGCTTACGATCATCATGCGCCGTTATATGATGAAGATCGCAGAACATTTTGCACAGGAAAATGATGCGCTGGCGCTGATCACCGGCGAAAGCATCGGACAGGTTGCCAGCCAGACGATCCATAACCTGGCGATCACAAACGACGTATGCCATATGCCTGTGTTTCGTCCGCTGATTGGGATGGACAAGCAGGAAATCGTAAATATCGCAGAGAGGATCGACACCTTTGAGACTTCGATCCAGCCGTTTGAGGACTGCTGTACAATCTTTGTGGCAAAACATCCTGTGACCAAAGGAAACTTAAAGAAAATTGAGAAATCAGAAGAAAATCTTGCTGATGTCATAGAGGAACTGATGGAAAAAGCGATCGAAACTACGGAAGTGATCGTTGTAAAATAA